Proteins encoded within one genomic window of Actinoplanes octamycinicus:
- a CDS encoding galactose oxidase early set domain-containing protein, translated as MTRAAGNRFVRKALVPFLALTAVTAVNVPPAWSVVSRWRHDRLVNSLPYKESHGFWQTVELPGSMRVNAIHAALLPSGKILLIAGSGNKVDQFKAGTFRTVVFDPATGSATEVPTPTDLFCSGHTFLPDGKLLVAGGTLRYEVLEPDVTHAGGSMTVKNESPDRPRTFPKGTVFVAPSGRRYLAGDEFTVPAATKKVTRAGKVTVTASATTVWVDAAGAGAEYATGVRGQYRIEGLTGADARNLYGLSEKITMDKQDYQGRKETYEFDPVTERYQRVADMHEKRWYPTLTGLPDGSVLAVSGLDGSGQVVDGSQNEIFDPATRKWTVRKDLDRYFPTYPTLLQTAKPGLLFYTGSNSGYGPEDRGREPGLWNLTDNSFRPVPGIRDADQLETSMSAWAGPVQNQTVMVVGGGGVGESPKSTRRIDLVDLTGRRPRFRPGPDLPEGTRYPNLVTLPDDTTLITNGARDYRGRGATDNHIARVYHPDSNTLSPAADPAVGRNYHSSALLLPDGRVLTTGSDPLYADRKNTISGSFEQRLEVYTPPYLYHGDRPAITSGPAAVSYGRQATFGTSAPADIAAVRLIRPSAATHMLNVDQRSVAVDFTRQARGITITVPGQRTLLPPGPYMLFAVNRAGVPSVAHWVMVS; from the coding sequence TTGACGCGTGCTGCGGGAAATCGTTTCGTCCGTAAGGCTCTGGTGCCGTTCCTGGCGCTGACAGCTGTCACCGCGGTCAACGTGCCGCCGGCCTGGTCGGTGGTCAGCCGGTGGCGGCACGACCGGTTGGTCAACAGCCTGCCGTACAAGGAGAGCCACGGCTTCTGGCAGACCGTGGAACTGCCCGGCAGCATGCGAGTCAACGCCATCCACGCGGCGCTGCTGCCGTCCGGCAAGATCCTGCTGATCGCCGGCTCGGGCAACAAGGTCGACCAGTTCAAGGCCGGCACCTTCCGAACCGTGGTGTTCGATCCGGCGACCGGCTCGGCCACCGAGGTGCCCACGCCGACCGACCTGTTCTGCAGCGGGCACACGTTCCTGCCGGACGGGAAGTTGCTCGTGGCCGGGGGCACGCTGCGCTACGAGGTGCTGGAGCCGGATGTCACCCACGCCGGCGGCAGCATGACGGTCAAGAACGAGTCGCCGGACCGCCCCCGGACCTTCCCGAAGGGCACCGTGTTCGTGGCGCCCAGCGGCCGGCGCTACCTCGCCGGCGACGAGTTCACCGTCCCGGCCGCGACCAAGAAGGTGACCCGGGCCGGCAAGGTGACCGTCACCGCCAGCGCCACCACGGTCTGGGTCGACGCCGCGGGGGCCGGGGCGGAGTACGCGACCGGGGTGCGCGGGCAGTACCGGATCGAGGGCCTGACCGGCGCGGACGCCCGCAACCTCTACGGCCTGTCCGAGAAGATCACCATGGACAAGCAGGACTACCAGGGCCGCAAGGAGACCTACGAGTTCGACCCGGTCACCGAGCGGTACCAGCGGGTCGCGGACATGCACGAGAAGCGCTGGTACCCGACGCTGACCGGGCTGCCGGACGGGTCGGTCCTCGCGGTCTCCGGCCTGGACGGCAGCGGCCAGGTCGTCGACGGCTCGCAGAACGAGATCTTCGACCCGGCGACCAGGAAGTGGACGGTGCGCAAGGATCTCGACCGCTACTTCCCGACCTATCCCACGCTGTTGCAGACCGCCAAGCCGGGCTTGCTGTTCTACACCGGCTCGAACTCCGGCTACGGGCCGGAGGACCGGGGCCGGGAACCGGGGTTGTGGAACCTGACCGACAACAGCTTCCGGCCGGTGCCCGGCATCCGCGACGCCGATCAGTTGGAGACCAGCATGTCGGCCTGGGCCGGGCCGGTGCAGAACCAGACCGTGATGGTGGTCGGCGGCGGTGGCGTCGGGGAGTCACCCAAGTCCACCCGCCGGATCGACCTGGTCGACCTGACCGGCCGCAGGCCGCGGTTCCGGCCCGGCCCGGACCTGCCGGAGGGCACGCGATACCCCAACCTGGTCACGTTGCCGGACGACACCACGCTGATCACCAACGGGGCCCGCGATTACCGGGGCCGCGGCGCCACCGACAACCACATCGCCCGGGTCTACCACCCGGACAGCAACACGCTGTCCCCGGCCGCCGACCCGGCGGTGGGCCGCAACTATCACAGCTCGGCGCTGCTGCTGCCGGACGGCCGGGTGCTGACCACCGGCTCCGATCCGCTGTACGCGGACAGGAAGAACACCATCAGCGGCTCGTTCGAGCAGCGCCTCGAGGTGTACACGCCGCCGTACCTGTACCACGGCGACCGGCCGGCCATCACCAGCGGTCCGGCCGCCGTCTCCTACGGCCGCCAGGCCACGTTCGGCACCTCGGCGCCGGCCGACATCGCCGCGGTCCGGCTGATCCGTCCGAGCGCGGCCACCCACATGCTCAACGTCGATCAGCGCTCGGTGGCCGTGGACTTCACCAGGCAGGCGCGGGGCATCACGATCACGGTGCCCGGGCAGCGCACCCTGCTGCCGCCGGGGCCGTACATGCTGTTCGCCGTCAACCGGGCCGGCGTTCCCTCGGTCGCGCACTGGGTGATGGTGTCCTGA
- a CDS encoding glycoside hydrolase family 6 protein encodes MASRGRWWRAFVASTATVTLAVAGCGRDDTTGPSPEPVASAPVGGTPARPSSPDGNPLAGRALYVDPTGDAATQVAQWTGQGRTEDARILARIADRPIATWVTGGPTPVRDRVDAVVGRAAGGGRLPVLVAYNIPQRDCGSFSAGGAASAAEYREWIRDFAAGLAHRPAVVIVEPDAVAHLVDGCADDAEERAALLRDAVDVLKATGSAVVYLDAGNPGWITDTDRLARALRRAGIAGADGFALNVSNFVSTADNVDFGRRVSDALGGHPHFVIDTSRNGAGPVPGSEIEGGPRWCNPPGRALGPAPTTDTGRPRVDAFLWIKNPGDSDGACRAGEPAAGTWWPAYALDLASRSG; translated from the coding sequence ATGGCTTCCAGGGGCCGGTGGTGGCGGGCGTTCGTGGCGAGCACGGCGACCGTCACTCTCGCCGTGGCCGGGTGCGGCCGGGACGACACGACCGGGCCGAGCCCGGAGCCGGTGGCCTCGGCGCCGGTCGGCGGCACGCCCGCCCGGCCGTCGTCGCCGGACGGCAATCCGCTGGCCGGCCGCGCCCTGTACGTGGACCCGACCGGCGACGCCGCGACCCAGGTCGCGCAGTGGACCGGGCAGGGGCGTACCGAGGATGCCCGGATCCTGGCCCGGATCGCGGACCGGCCGATCGCGACCTGGGTGACCGGCGGTCCGACCCCGGTGCGGGACCGGGTCGACGCGGTGGTCGGCCGGGCCGCGGGCGGCGGGCGTCTGCCGGTGCTGGTGGCCTACAACATCCCGCAACGCGACTGCGGCAGCTTCAGCGCCGGCGGTGCCGCGTCCGCCGCCGAGTACCGGGAGTGGATCCGCGACTTCGCGGCCGGCCTCGCCCACCGGCCGGCGGTGGTGATCGTCGAGCCGGACGCGGTCGCGCATCTGGTCGACGGCTGCGCGGACGACGCCGAGGAGCGGGCCGCGTTGCTGCGGGACGCGGTAGACGTGCTGAAGGCCACCGGCTCCGCGGTGGTCTACCTGGACGCCGGCAACCCCGGCTGGATCACCGACACCGACCGGCTGGCCCGGGCACTGCGGCGGGCCGGCATCGCGGGGGCGGACGGCTTCGCGCTGAACGTGTCCAACTTCGTGTCCACGGCCGACAACGTCGACTTCGGCCGCCGGGTCTCCGACGCGCTCGGCGGTCATCCGCACTTCGTGATCGACACCAGCCGCAACGGGGCCGGTCCGGTGCCCGGCTCGGAGATCGAGGGTGGCCCGCGCTGGTGCAATCCACCGGGACGGGCGCTCGGACCGGCGCCGACCACGGACACCGGGCGGCCCCGGGTGGACGCCTTCCTGTGGATCAAGAATCCGGGCGACTCGGACGGCGCCTGCCGGGCCGGCGAGCCGGCGGCCGGCACCTGGTGGCCGGCTTACGCGCTGGACCTGGCGAGCCGCTCCGGCTGA